Proteins from a single region of Acidithiobacillus sp. AMEEHan:
- a CDS encoding Bcr/CflA family multidrug efflux MFS transporter has product MTENFHPRRSVFLLGSLSAFGALSIDMYLPSLPTLQQHFQVNQLAIQLTLAAFFLGFSGGQAILGPISDRFGRRPPLLLALALYMAASIACAFAPSAAWLAFFRLLQGIGACSGPVIGRALVRDLFPPQDASHVFARMILVMGVAPIFAPLLGGYLLLWSGWQAIFVLLAVLGLLSLLASALLLPAGHRGDPAHSLHLYAIVARFWTLLRDPRFRPYAIILAASFSGMFAYIAGSPFVFIELHKVPAHDFGWIFGFNALGLILLSQFNRFLHRRYSSRSLLRTTLFIQFGAAVFLLFASLLPQTGLAGLIVPLFFYVASIGLVSPNSSALAMQEQGKQAGTASALLGSLQFASAAVAAMGVGLIDIPSALPMALVILLCATIAASAGLTLRKSAHFPG; this is encoded by the coding sequence GTGACGGAAAACTTTCACCCGCGGCGCAGTGTATTTCTTCTCGGCAGCCTCAGCGCCTTCGGCGCGCTTTCCATCGACATGTACCTGCCCAGTTTGCCGACACTACAACAGCATTTTCAGGTCAACCAACTTGCCATTCAGCTTACCCTAGCCGCTTTTTTTCTCGGATTTTCTGGGGGCCAAGCGATCCTCGGTCCCATCAGCGATCGTTTCGGCCGCCGCCCTCCTCTGCTACTCGCGCTGGCGCTCTATATGGCCGCTTCCATTGCCTGCGCTTTTGCTCCCAGCGCCGCCTGGTTGGCGTTCTTTCGCCTGCTGCAGGGCATCGGGGCGTGCTCAGGGCCGGTCATTGGCCGCGCATTGGTACGCGATCTCTTCCCGCCGCAGGACGCCAGCCACGTCTTTGCACGGATGATTCTGGTCATGGGGGTGGCTCCCATTTTTGCACCCCTCCTTGGCGGCTATCTGCTCCTCTGGTCTGGCTGGCAAGCAATCTTCGTCCTGCTGGCGGTCCTCGGGCTCCTGAGCCTGCTGGCCAGCGCCCTGCTCCTGCCTGCCGGCCATCGCGGAGATCCCGCGCATTCGCTCCACCTGTATGCCATTGTCGCGCGCTTCTGGACCCTGCTTCGTGATCCGCGCTTTCGTCCCTACGCCATCATTCTCGCCGCGAGTTTTTCCGGCATGTTTGCCTACATCGCCGGTTCCCCTTTCGTATTCATCGAGTTACACAAAGTGCCAGCGCATGATTTTGGTTGGATCTTTGGCTTCAATGCCCTGGGCCTGATCCTTCTCTCGCAGTTCAATCGCTTTCTGCACCGACGTTATTCTTCGCGTTCTTTGTTACGGACGACCCTATTCATTCAATTCGGCGCCGCAGTGTTCCTGCTTTTTGCCAGTCTCCTACCACAAACGGGCCTTGCAGGCCTCATCGTGCCGCTGTTCTTCTATGTCGCCTCGATTGGTCTGGTTTCCCCGAACAGCAGCGCCTTGGCCATGCAAGAGCAAGGAAAACAGGCGGGCACCGCTTCCGCCCTGCTTGGCAGCCTGCAATTCGCCAGCGCTGCCGTCGCTGCCATGGGCGTCGGCTTGATCGACATCCCCAGCGCCCTGCCCATGGCCCTAGTGATACTCCTATGCGCGACGATTGCGGCATCCGCTGGGCTAACCCTGCGCAAATCCGCTCATTTTCCCGGGTAG